TTCGCCGAAAATCGGCAAAAAAGCAGCGAAGTAAAGTTGAGTTGATCGTTTTTGAGCCTGTCTTATACTCGGCAGTTCAATGCGACTGACTCAACAATAAAAACCAGTGGGAGCAAACAGATGACAACGCGCGAAACCGGCAATGTGAAGTGGTTCAACGACGCCAAGGGCTATGGTTTTATCCAGCGGGAAGACGGCAAGGATGTGTTTGTGCACTACCGCGCCATCCGCGGTGAAGGCCACCGCTCCCTGGCCGAGGGCCAGCAGGTGGAATACGCCGTGGTGAGCGGCGAGAAGGGCTTGCAGGCGGAGGATGTGGTGGGTCTTTAAAGCAGATTTCTGCAACGCCGCTGAACCCAAGTGGGAGCGGGTTTGTGTGGGAGCTGGCTTGCCTGCGATAGCATCACCGTGGTCTGGCTGATAGACCGAGGTGCCTGTATCGCAGGCAAGCCAGCTCCCACATAAGCCCGCTCCCACACTGACCGGGCTGGATCAGGCAGTTTTCCAGGTGATCTGTTCTTCACCGTCTTCGCTGATGCGGATCCAGGTATCAGCGCTTTCTTCACCTTCCTCTTCAACCCACGTCCCCGGCGCGCAACGCACTTCGACGTTCAGCGCGGCAAAGGCCGCACGGGCGCAGGCGATGTCGTCTTCCCACGGGGTCTGGTCGCTTTCCAGGTACAGGCTGTTCCACTTGCCCACGGCCTTGGGCAGCCAGGTCACGGGTACGTTGCCGGCCTTGCACTTATAGGTCTGGCCCTTTTGTACCCAGTCGGTACACGGCCCCAGGGCGGCGCCGAGCCAGGCAGCGATGGCCTTGTAGTCGACGTCGGCGTCCTTGAGGTAAATCTCGATATCGGGTTGGCGCATGGATGTTCCTCGTTGCGGGATTCGAAAATCCATTCGCGGATTCAGGGTGGGCGCAAATGCCCGGAAAAGTCGGTTATTGAAGCACGAAATAGTCGTAGCGCATCGACACGGTGACCAGCAGCGGTTCGGCCTGTTCGATCACCTGGGCGCGCCGCTCGGCACTGGCACGCCAGCCGTGGGGCGTCATCGCCAGCAGGTTGGCGCGGTCCTTGGGCTCGGCCAGGCTGAGCTGGAACTCCAGGACTTCGCTGTGCTGCAGGCTCATGCCGTCCGGCACCAGGGCCAGGTGCTTGTCGTCGGTGTACTCACGCACTTCGTCGTACAAGCGCTCGCGCAGCTCCATCAGGTGGCCGCGGGTCGGGCCGACCTTCATCAGGCCGCCGCCAGGGCTGAGCAGGCGTTTGGCTTCCTGCCAGTCCAGCGGGCTGAACACGCTGGCGAGGAACTGGCAACTGCCGTCGGCCAGCGGCACACGGGCCATGCTGGCGATCAACCAGGTCAGGGTCGGGTTGCGCTTGCACGCGCGCTTGACCGCTTCCTTGGAGATATCCAGGGCATAGCCATCGGCGCGCAGCAGGGTGTCGGCGATTTGTGCGGTGTAATAACCTTCGCCGCAGCCGATATCCAGCCAGCGCTGGGGTTTGCGTTCCGCTGCCAGTGCCGCCAGGCGCCTGGCCACCGGCGCGTAGTGCCCGGCATTGAGGAAGTCGCGGCGCGCCTCCACCATCGCCAGGTTATCGCCCGGGTCGCGGCTGTTCTTGTGCTGCACTGGCAATAGGTTCAGGTAACCCTGGCGGGCTCGGTCGAAACGGTGTCCGGCCGGGCACACCACGCCATTGTCCACCTCATTGAGTGGCGCACTGCAAATG
The Pseudomonas hygromyciniae genome window above contains:
- a CDS encoding cold-shock protein, whose amino-acid sequence is MTTRETGNVKWFNDAKGYGFIQREDGKDVFVHYRAIRGEGHRSLAEGQQVEYAVVSGEKGLQAEDVVGL
- a CDS encoding putative RNA methyltransferase → MLACPICSAPLNEVDNGVVCPAGHRFDRARQGYLNLLPVQHKNSRDPGDNLAMVEARRDFLNAGHYAPVARRLAALAAERKPQRWLDIGCGEGYYTAQIADTLLRADGYALDISKEAVKRACKRNPTLTWLIASMARVPLADGSCQFLASVFSPLDWQEAKRLLSPGGGLMKVGPTRGHLMELRERLYDEVREYTDDKHLALVPDGMSLQHSEVLEFQLSLAEPKDRANLLAMTPHGWRASAERRAQVIEQAEPLLVTVSMRYDYFVLQ